A stretch of the Acyrthosiphon pisum isolate AL4f chromosome A2, pea_aphid_22Mar2018_4r6ur, whole genome shotgun sequence genome encodes the following:
- the LOC100164407 gene encoding uncharacterized protein LOC100164407 isoform X4, producing MLIKLLIPRLLVTASVLLVVTVGVRAPRTPVIEIPIFKQGPRDFGKHDYSSPVEHKRTREHEYRPTDTYDTEHIHPPRDSNTYTDSWHPNLLQSHTEESWFDRMLFKNIDSLSSLANETIAVQELLKGDIPQEEESQNSSKLIQNCTHHVEQIQKRMLTFKDQQINVLESIVEFEQAYEILRVSWKTKLTNILSKTYSLEARIFLRKIEDERPVRCPPENIREKTRTADKLQVSSKPATTLRQALAQLYIQDHVKLEITNCTHQIDHFQKQMRLFEDQQINVYDSITELKQDYKLLIESWETELKNMTERKVPIEEVYKKLYEDIQLLRSTDHKQEIIMDYTQKLDELQVSSELVMPLEKLRKRLIFLTDPFKWEHSIWQLNSNESWKPVNLTHDLKQNKWIVFKQIDPLLKRWRLVAKTVPDITLGEDRGRVEPTNSGSRMMQNSTWTFLGKIRWNDTNCDLQQCGWLVFNQTDPLLNHWRLVVSSPIIIEEQQNPSEPHTTLENSHSYVVPTVPSKTASEQPKSLEILTTTTTIDPMLVDELQDPTNPFNLGQGYGNLHLSKPVVYEDMSTWNFPDQTSRVP from the exons ATGCTGATAAAGTTGCTAATACCACGGTTACTGGTTACTGCGTCCGTGCTGTTGGTGGTTACCGTCGGGGTGCGTGCACCGAGGACGCCAGTCATAGAAATACCCATCTTTAAGCAG GGGCCCAGGGATTTCGGTAAACACGATTATTCATCGCCTGTT GAGCACAAGAGGACCCGTGAGCACGAATATCGACCGACCGACACTTATgat ACAGAACACATTCATCCTCCAAGAGACTCTAACACCTACACCGACAGCTGGCATCCTAATTTACTACAA TCCCATACAGAGGAGTCATGGTTCGATCGgatgttattcaaaaatattgactcGCTTAGTTCATTGGCCAATGAAACAATCGCTGTCCAGGAATTGCTTAAAGGAGACATTCCACAAGAGGAAGAATCGCAGAATTCGTCGAAGCTG ATTCAGAACTGCACTCACCACGTTGAACAGATACAAAAACGGATGCTGACATTTAAGGACCagcaaataaatgtattagagTCGATAGTTGAATTTGAACAGGCGTATGAGATTTTAAGAGTGTCCTGGAAAACCAAACTTACAAATATTCTTTCAAAGACTTATTCGCTAGAGGCTAGAATCTTTCTGAGAAAAATCGAGGATGAACGGCCGGTCAGATGCCCGCCGGAGAATATTAGGGAAAAAACTCGAACGGCAGACAAGCTTCAAGTCTCGTCAAAGCCAGCCACCACGCTCAGACAAGCTCTAGCACAGTTATACATACAAGATCATGTTAAGTTGGAG attacaAACTGCACTCACCAAATTGATCATTTTCAAAAGCAGATGCGCTTATTTGAGGATCAgcaaataaatgtatacgatTCAATAACTGAACTTAAACAAGATTACAAGCTCTTGATAGAATCCTGGGAAACCGAACTTAAAAATATGACTGAAAGGAAAGTTCCGATTGAAGAAGTGTATAAAAAACTGTATGAAGATATACAACTTCTCCGGTCTACTGACCATAAGCAAGAGATTATTATGGATTACACTCAGAAGCTGGACGAACTTCAGGTCTCGTCGGAGCTGGTCATGCCGCTTGAGAAACTTCGTAAACGATTAATATTTCTAACAGACCCATTTAAGTGGGAG CATAGCATCTGGCAGTTAAATAGTAACGAGTCATGGAAGCCCGTCAATTTAACTCATGATTTGAAGCAGAATAAATGGATAGTCTTCAAACAGATCGACCCGTTACTGAAACGGTGGAGGCTGGTGGCTAAAACCGTACCGGACATTACGCTCGGAGAAGACCGTGGACGAGTAGAACCAACAAATTCAGGTTCTCGAATGATG cagAACAGCACGTGGACGTTTCTTGGTAAAATTCGGTGGAATGACACAAATTGTGACTTGCAGCAGTGTGGATGGTTAGTATTTAATCAGACTGACCCTTTACTGAATCATTGGAGACTGGTAGTTTCCAGTCCTATCATAATTGAAGAGCAGCAAAATCCATCGGAGCCGCACACCACACTCGAAAATTCCCACAGTTATGTAGTACCAACAGTTCCAAGTAAG ACAGCTAGTGAACAACCTAAGAGCTTGGAAATTTTAACCACAACTACCACGATTGACCCTATGTTGGTGGACGAGCTGCAGGACCCTACGAATCCGTTCAACCTAGGACAAGGTTACGGAAATTTACATCTGTCAAAACCTGTTGTGTATGAG gacATGTCCACCTGGAATTTTCCTGATCAAACATCAAGGGTCCCATAG
- the LOC100164407 gene encoding uncharacterized protein LOC100164407 isoform X1, with protein MLIKLLIPRLLVTASVLLVVTVGVRAPRTPVIEIPIFKQGPRDFGKHDYSSPVEHKRTREHEYRPTDTYDTEHIHPPRDSNTYTDSWHPNLLQSHTEESWFDRMLFKNIDSLSSLANETIAVQELLKGDIPQEEESQNSSKLGPRNPGTHDYSPPINNTRHDDNGKASLAIQQPKSHTEESWLNQMLIKIIGSLRTSANETIAVQELIKEDIPRKEESQNSSELIQNCTHHVEQIQKRMLTFKDQQINVLESIVEFEQAYEILRVSWKTKLTNILSKTYSLEARIFLRKIEDERPVRCPPENIREKTRTADKLQVSSKPATTLRQALAQLYIQDHVKLEITNCTHQIDHFQKQMRLFEDQQINVYDSITELKQDYKLLIESWETELKNMTERKVPIEEVYKKLYEDIQLLRSTDHKQEIIMDYTQKLDELQVSSELVMPLEKLRKRLIFLTDPFKWEHSIWQLNSNESWKPVNLTHDLKQNKWIVFKQIDPLLKRWRLVAKTVPDITLGEDRGRVEPTNSGSRMMQNSTWTFLGKIRWNDTNCDLQQCGWLVFNQTDPLLNHWRLVVSSPIIIEEQQNPSEPHTTLENSHSYVVPTVPSKTASEQPKSLEILTTTTTIDPMLVDELQDPTNPFNLGQGYGNLHLSKPVVYEDMSTWNFPDQTSRVP; from the exons ATGCTGATAAAGTTGCTAATACCACGGTTACTGGTTACTGCGTCCGTGCTGTTGGTGGTTACCGTCGGGGTGCGTGCACCGAGGACGCCAGTCATAGAAATACCCATCTTTAAGCAG GGGCCCAGGGATTTCGGTAAACACGATTATTCATCGCCTGTT GAGCACAAGAGGACCCGTGAGCACGAATATCGACCGACCGACACTTATgat ACAGAACACATTCATCCTCCAAGAGACTCTAACACCTACACCGACAGCTGGCATCCTAATTTACTACAA TCCCATACAGAGGAGTCATGGTTCGATCGgatgttattcaaaaatattgactcGCTTAGTTCATTGGCCAATGAAACAATCGCTGTCCAGGAATTGCTTAAAGGAGACATTCCACAAGAGGAAGAATCGCAGAATTCGTCGAAGCTG GGGCCCAGGAATCCCGGTACGCACGACTATTCACCGCCTAtt AATAACACCAGGCATGATGATAATGGCAAAGCATCATTAGCTATTCAACAACctaag TCCCATACAGAGGAGTCATGGTTAAATCAGATGTTAATCAAAATCATTGGCTCGCTTAGGACATCGGCCAATGAAACAATCGCTGTCCAGGAATTGATTAAAGAAGACATTCCACGAAAGGAAGAATCGCAGAACTCGTCGGAGTTG ATTCAGAACTGCACTCACCACGTTGAACAGATACAAAAACGGATGCTGACATTTAAGGACCagcaaataaatgtattagagTCGATAGTTGAATTTGAACAGGCGTATGAGATTTTAAGAGTGTCCTGGAAAACCAAACTTACAAATATTCTTTCAAAGACTTATTCGCTAGAGGCTAGAATCTTTCTGAGAAAAATCGAGGATGAACGGCCGGTCAGATGCCCGCCGGAGAATATTAGGGAAAAAACTCGAACGGCAGACAAGCTTCAAGTCTCGTCAAAGCCAGCCACCACGCTCAGACAAGCTCTAGCACAGTTATACATACAAGATCATGTTAAGTTGGAG attacaAACTGCACTCACCAAATTGATCATTTTCAAAAGCAGATGCGCTTATTTGAGGATCAgcaaataaatgtatacgatTCAATAACTGAACTTAAACAAGATTACAAGCTCTTGATAGAATCCTGGGAAACCGAACTTAAAAATATGACTGAAAGGAAAGTTCCGATTGAAGAAGTGTATAAAAAACTGTATGAAGATATACAACTTCTCCGGTCTACTGACCATAAGCAAGAGATTATTATGGATTACACTCAGAAGCTGGACGAACTTCAGGTCTCGTCGGAGCTGGTCATGCCGCTTGAGAAACTTCGTAAACGATTAATATTTCTAACAGACCCATTTAAGTGGGAG CATAGCATCTGGCAGTTAAATAGTAACGAGTCATGGAAGCCCGTCAATTTAACTCATGATTTGAAGCAGAATAAATGGATAGTCTTCAAACAGATCGACCCGTTACTGAAACGGTGGAGGCTGGTGGCTAAAACCGTACCGGACATTACGCTCGGAGAAGACCGTGGACGAGTAGAACCAACAAATTCAGGTTCTCGAATGATG cagAACAGCACGTGGACGTTTCTTGGTAAAATTCGGTGGAATGACACAAATTGTGACTTGCAGCAGTGTGGATGGTTAGTATTTAATCAGACTGACCCTTTACTGAATCATTGGAGACTGGTAGTTTCCAGTCCTATCATAATTGAAGAGCAGCAAAATCCATCGGAGCCGCACACCACACTCGAAAATTCCCACAGTTATGTAGTACCAACAGTTCCAAGTAAG ACAGCTAGTGAACAACCTAAGAGCTTGGAAATTTTAACCACAACTACCACGATTGACCCTATGTTGGTGGACGAGCTGCAGGACCCTACGAATCCGTTCAACCTAGGACAAGGTTACGGAAATTTACATCTGTCAAAACCTGTTGTGTATGAG gacATGTCCACCTGGAATTTTCCTGATCAAACATCAAGGGTCCCATAG
- the LOC100164407 gene encoding uncharacterized protein LOC100164407 isoform X2 produces MLIKLLIPRLLVTASVLLVVTVGVRAPRTPVIEIPIFKQGPRDFGKHDYSSPVEHKRTREHEYRPTDTYDTEHIHPPRDSNTYTDSWHPNLLQSHTEESWFDRMLFKNIDSLSSLANETIAVQELLKGDIPQEEESQNSSKLNNTRHDDNGKASLAIQQPKSHTEESWLNQMLIKIIGSLRTSANETIAVQELIKEDIPRKEESQNSSELIQNCTHHVEQIQKRMLTFKDQQINVLESIVEFEQAYEILRVSWKTKLTNILSKTYSLEARIFLRKIEDERPVRCPPENIREKTRTADKLQVSSKPATTLRQALAQLYIQDHVKLEITNCTHQIDHFQKQMRLFEDQQINVYDSITELKQDYKLLIESWETELKNMTERKVPIEEVYKKLYEDIQLLRSTDHKQEIIMDYTQKLDELQVSSELVMPLEKLRKRLIFLTDPFKWEHSIWQLNSNESWKPVNLTHDLKQNKWIVFKQIDPLLKRWRLVAKTVPDITLGEDRGRVEPTNSGSRMMQNSTWTFLGKIRWNDTNCDLQQCGWLVFNQTDPLLNHWRLVVSSPIIIEEQQNPSEPHTTLENSHSYVVPTVPSKTASEQPKSLEILTTTTTIDPMLVDELQDPTNPFNLGQGYGNLHLSKPVVYEDMSTWNFPDQTSRVP; encoded by the exons ATGCTGATAAAGTTGCTAATACCACGGTTACTGGTTACTGCGTCCGTGCTGTTGGTGGTTACCGTCGGGGTGCGTGCACCGAGGACGCCAGTCATAGAAATACCCATCTTTAAGCAG GGGCCCAGGGATTTCGGTAAACACGATTATTCATCGCCTGTT GAGCACAAGAGGACCCGTGAGCACGAATATCGACCGACCGACACTTATgat ACAGAACACATTCATCCTCCAAGAGACTCTAACACCTACACCGACAGCTGGCATCCTAATTTACTACAA TCCCATACAGAGGAGTCATGGTTCGATCGgatgttattcaaaaatattgactcGCTTAGTTCATTGGCCAATGAAACAATCGCTGTCCAGGAATTGCTTAAAGGAGACATTCCACAAGAGGAAGAATCGCAGAATTCGTCGAAGCTG AATAACACCAGGCATGATGATAATGGCAAAGCATCATTAGCTATTCAACAACctaag TCCCATACAGAGGAGTCATGGTTAAATCAGATGTTAATCAAAATCATTGGCTCGCTTAGGACATCGGCCAATGAAACAATCGCTGTCCAGGAATTGATTAAAGAAGACATTCCACGAAAGGAAGAATCGCAGAACTCGTCGGAGTTG ATTCAGAACTGCACTCACCACGTTGAACAGATACAAAAACGGATGCTGACATTTAAGGACCagcaaataaatgtattagagTCGATAGTTGAATTTGAACAGGCGTATGAGATTTTAAGAGTGTCCTGGAAAACCAAACTTACAAATATTCTTTCAAAGACTTATTCGCTAGAGGCTAGAATCTTTCTGAGAAAAATCGAGGATGAACGGCCGGTCAGATGCCCGCCGGAGAATATTAGGGAAAAAACTCGAACGGCAGACAAGCTTCAAGTCTCGTCAAAGCCAGCCACCACGCTCAGACAAGCTCTAGCACAGTTATACATACAAGATCATGTTAAGTTGGAG attacaAACTGCACTCACCAAATTGATCATTTTCAAAAGCAGATGCGCTTATTTGAGGATCAgcaaataaatgtatacgatTCAATAACTGAACTTAAACAAGATTACAAGCTCTTGATAGAATCCTGGGAAACCGAACTTAAAAATATGACTGAAAGGAAAGTTCCGATTGAAGAAGTGTATAAAAAACTGTATGAAGATATACAACTTCTCCGGTCTACTGACCATAAGCAAGAGATTATTATGGATTACACTCAGAAGCTGGACGAACTTCAGGTCTCGTCGGAGCTGGTCATGCCGCTTGAGAAACTTCGTAAACGATTAATATTTCTAACAGACCCATTTAAGTGGGAG CATAGCATCTGGCAGTTAAATAGTAACGAGTCATGGAAGCCCGTCAATTTAACTCATGATTTGAAGCAGAATAAATGGATAGTCTTCAAACAGATCGACCCGTTACTGAAACGGTGGAGGCTGGTGGCTAAAACCGTACCGGACATTACGCTCGGAGAAGACCGTGGACGAGTAGAACCAACAAATTCAGGTTCTCGAATGATG cagAACAGCACGTGGACGTTTCTTGGTAAAATTCGGTGGAATGACACAAATTGTGACTTGCAGCAGTGTGGATGGTTAGTATTTAATCAGACTGACCCTTTACTGAATCATTGGAGACTGGTAGTTTCCAGTCCTATCATAATTGAAGAGCAGCAAAATCCATCGGAGCCGCACACCACACTCGAAAATTCCCACAGTTATGTAGTACCAACAGTTCCAAGTAAG ACAGCTAGTGAACAACCTAAGAGCTTGGAAATTTTAACCACAACTACCACGATTGACCCTATGTTGGTGGACGAGCTGCAGGACCCTACGAATCCGTTCAACCTAGGACAAGGTTACGGAAATTTACATCTGTCAAAACCTGTTGTGTATGAG gacATGTCCACCTGGAATTTTCCTGATCAAACATCAAGGGTCCCATAG
- the LOC100164407 gene encoding uncharacterized protein LOC100164407 isoform X3 gives MLIKLLIPRLLVTASVLLVVTVGVRAPRTPVIEIPIFKQGPRDFGKHDYSSPVEHKRTREHEYRPTDTYDTEHIHPPRDSNTYTDSWHPNLLQSHTEESWLNQMLIKIIGSLRTSANETIAVQELIKEDIPRKEESQNSSELIQNCTHHVEQIQKRMLTFKDQQINVLESIVEFEQAYEILRVSWKTKLTNILSKTYSLEARIFLRKIEDERPVRCPPENIREKTRTADKLQVSSKPATTLRQALAQLYIQDHVKLEITNCTHQIDHFQKQMRLFEDQQINVYDSITELKQDYKLLIESWETELKNMTERKVPIEEVYKKLYEDIQLLRSTDHKQEIIMDYTQKLDELQVSSELVMPLEKLRKRLIFLTDPFKWEHSIWQLNSNESWKPVNLTHDLKQNKWIVFKQIDPLLKRWRLVAKTVPDITLGEDRGRVEPTNSGSRMMQNSTWTFLGKIRWNDTNCDLQQCGWLVFNQTDPLLNHWRLVVSSPIIIEEQQNPSEPHTTLENSHSYVVPTVPSKTASEQPKSLEILTTTTTIDPMLVDELQDPTNPFNLGQGYGNLHLSKPVVYEDMSTWNFPDQTSRVP, from the exons ATGCTGATAAAGTTGCTAATACCACGGTTACTGGTTACTGCGTCCGTGCTGTTGGTGGTTACCGTCGGGGTGCGTGCACCGAGGACGCCAGTCATAGAAATACCCATCTTTAAGCAG GGGCCCAGGGATTTCGGTAAACACGATTATTCATCGCCTGTT GAGCACAAGAGGACCCGTGAGCACGAATATCGACCGACCGACACTTATgat ACAGAACACATTCATCCTCCAAGAGACTCTAACACCTACACCGACAGCTGGCATCCTAATTTACTACAA TCCCATACAGAGGAGTCATGGTTAAATCAGATGTTAATCAAAATCATTGGCTCGCTTAGGACATCGGCCAATGAAACAATCGCTGTCCAGGAATTGATTAAAGAAGACATTCCACGAAAGGAAGAATCGCAGAACTCGTCGGAGTTG ATTCAGAACTGCACTCACCACGTTGAACAGATACAAAAACGGATGCTGACATTTAAGGACCagcaaataaatgtattagagTCGATAGTTGAATTTGAACAGGCGTATGAGATTTTAAGAGTGTCCTGGAAAACCAAACTTACAAATATTCTTTCAAAGACTTATTCGCTAGAGGCTAGAATCTTTCTGAGAAAAATCGAGGATGAACGGCCGGTCAGATGCCCGCCGGAGAATATTAGGGAAAAAACTCGAACGGCAGACAAGCTTCAAGTCTCGTCAAAGCCAGCCACCACGCTCAGACAAGCTCTAGCACAGTTATACATACAAGATCATGTTAAGTTGGAG attacaAACTGCACTCACCAAATTGATCATTTTCAAAAGCAGATGCGCTTATTTGAGGATCAgcaaataaatgtatacgatTCAATAACTGAACTTAAACAAGATTACAAGCTCTTGATAGAATCCTGGGAAACCGAACTTAAAAATATGACTGAAAGGAAAGTTCCGATTGAAGAAGTGTATAAAAAACTGTATGAAGATATACAACTTCTCCGGTCTACTGACCATAAGCAAGAGATTATTATGGATTACACTCAGAAGCTGGACGAACTTCAGGTCTCGTCGGAGCTGGTCATGCCGCTTGAGAAACTTCGTAAACGATTAATATTTCTAACAGACCCATTTAAGTGGGAG CATAGCATCTGGCAGTTAAATAGTAACGAGTCATGGAAGCCCGTCAATTTAACTCATGATTTGAAGCAGAATAAATGGATAGTCTTCAAACAGATCGACCCGTTACTGAAACGGTGGAGGCTGGTGGCTAAAACCGTACCGGACATTACGCTCGGAGAAGACCGTGGACGAGTAGAACCAACAAATTCAGGTTCTCGAATGATG cagAACAGCACGTGGACGTTTCTTGGTAAAATTCGGTGGAATGACACAAATTGTGACTTGCAGCAGTGTGGATGGTTAGTATTTAATCAGACTGACCCTTTACTGAATCATTGGAGACTGGTAGTTTCCAGTCCTATCATAATTGAAGAGCAGCAAAATCCATCGGAGCCGCACACCACACTCGAAAATTCCCACAGTTATGTAGTACCAACAGTTCCAAGTAAG ACAGCTAGTGAACAACCTAAGAGCTTGGAAATTTTAACCACAACTACCACGATTGACCCTATGTTGGTGGACGAGCTGCAGGACCCTACGAATCCGTTCAACCTAGGACAAGGTTACGGAAATTTACATCTGTCAAAACCTGTTGTGTATGAG gacATGTCCACCTGGAATTTTCCTGATCAAACATCAAGGGTCCCATAG